A stretch of the Tannerella serpentiformis genome encodes the following:
- the rpoA gene encoding DNA-directed RNA polymerase subunit alpha, with protein MAILAFQKPDKVLMLEASSTFGKFEFRPLEPGYGITIGNALRRILLSSLEGYAFSSVKIEGVDHEFATIPGVMEDMTNIILNLKQVRFKCLGAPLSEEDDEEEEAETEEVEAEKAPEEKEEKKTEGDDEGEEAEEAGEDEVVEEEDEPEALPKVWINVSDTDVLKAGALQPAGFEVLNPEMEICHLAPGTSFQMELTLSKGRGYVPADENRDPSNSDVQVIAIDSIFTPIRNVKYTVENFRVEQKTDYEKLVLEIETDGSIHPKDALREAAKILIHHFMLFSDDRIAVETPEQPGVGGTDEEFDEELARMRQLLKTKLTDMNLSVRALNCLKSANVETVGELVQYNKSDLLKFRNFGKKSLTELDELLDSLELSFGMDITKYKLDKD; from the coding sequence ATGGCGATATTAGCATTTCAAAAACCGGATAAAGTATTGATGCTGGAGGCGAGCAGCACCTTCGGGAAGTTTGAGTTTCGTCCTTTGGAGCCGGGCTACGGTATCACGATCGGTAATGCGTTACGCCGTATTCTTTTATCCTCACTGGAGGGCTATGCCTTCTCGTCGGTGAAGATCGAAGGAGTGGATCATGAGTTTGCTACGATTCCGGGGGTGATGGAAGACATGACGAACATCATCCTTAACCTCAAGCAGGTCCGCTTCAAATGCCTCGGAGCTCCTCTTAGCGAAGAGGATGACGAGGAGGAAGAAGCGGAAACCGAAGAGGTAGAAGCTGAAAAGGCACCGGAAGAAAAAGAAGAAAAGAAGACAGAAGGCGACGACGAAGGAGAAGAGGCCGAAGAAGCTGGAGAAGACGAAGTCGTCGAAGAGGAAGACGAGCCGGAAGCCCTGCCGAAAGTTTGGATCAACGTATCCGATACGGACGTGCTGAAGGCCGGTGCACTGCAACCGGCAGGCTTTGAGGTGCTCAATCCCGAAATGGAGATCTGTCACCTTGCCCCGGGCACTTCTTTCCAGATGGAACTCACGCTCAGCAAAGGCCGTGGCTATGTGCCGGCCGATGAGAATAGAGATCCATCCAATTCGGATGTGCAAGTGATCGCCATCGACTCGATTTTCACCCCGATTCGCAACGTAAAGTACACGGTCGAGAATTTCCGTGTCGAGCAGAAGACGGACTATGAAAAGCTCGTCCTCGAGATCGAAACGGACGGCTCCATCCATCCTAAGGACGCCTTGCGAGAGGCCGCCAAGATTTTGATCCATCACTTCATGCTCTTCTCTGACGACCGCATCGCGGTGGAGACACCCGAGCAGCCGGGAGTCGGTGGAACGGACGAAGAGTTCGACGAAGAGCTGGCCCGCATGCGTCAGCTGCTCAAGACGAAGCTGACCGACATGAACCTCTCTGTGCGGGCGCTCAACTGCCTGAAGTCGGCCAACGTAGAGACGGTCGGCGAGCTGGTGCAGTACAACAAGAGCGACCTCCTGAAGTTCCGCAACTTCGGAAAGAAGTCGCTCACCGAGCTTGACGAACTGTTGGATAGCCTCGAGCTGTCGTTCGGGATGGACATTACAAAGTATAAATTAGATAAGGACTAA
- the secY gene encoding preprotein translocase subunit SecY, protein MRAVETIKNIWKIEDLRKRILITLLLVLIYRFGTYIVLPGIDPKDLTALGEQTRGGLMALLDMFSGGAFSNASIFALGIMPYISASIVMQLAAIVIPSFQKMQREGESGRRKINQWTRYLTVIVLILQGSAYLVNLNVQLRSAGASMPTDWWFRISSTIIMAGGSMFVLWLGERITDKGIGNGISFIILIGIIARLPHSLFEEFTSRVTEKSGGLVMFLFEILFLLLVMAGAILLVQGTRKVVVQYAKRIIGNKQYGGARQYIPLKVNAANVMPIIFAQAIMFIPISLAGFSNSGENSSFMRAFMDNTGFWYNFVFALLIIAFTYFYTAITINPTQMADDLKRNNGFIPGIKPGRATREYLDEIMSRITFPGAIFLAIVAIMPAFARILGISQGFAQFFGGTSLLILVGVVLDTLQQIESHLLMRHYDGLLKSGRIKGRTGAIAAY, encoded by the coding sequence ATGAGAGCAGTTGAGACGATTAAAAATATCTGGAAGATAGAAGACCTGCGGAAGCGTATTCTGATTACGCTTCTTCTGGTCCTTATCTATCGTTTCGGAACATATATCGTACTTCCCGGGATAGATCCGAAGGACTTGACTGCGCTTGGGGAACAGACCAGAGGTGGTTTGATGGCTCTATTGGATATGTTTTCCGGAGGAGCCTTTTCAAATGCATCCATCTTTGCATTAGGAATTATGCCATATATCTCGGCCTCCATTGTGATGCAGTTGGCAGCAATTGTGATTCCGTCGTTCCAGAAGATGCAGCGAGAAGGTGAAAGTGGGCGAAGAAAAATCAACCAATGGACACGCTATCTTACCGTGATCGTGTTGATTCTTCAAGGATCGGCCTATTTGGTGAATCTGAATGTACAGCTTCGGAGCGCAGGGGCCAGTATGCCCACCGATTGGTGGTTCAGAATTTCTTCTACTATAATTATGGCCGGAGGAAGCATGTTCGTCCTATGGCTAGGTGAGAGAATTACGGATAAAGGTATCGGCAATGGTATTTCGTTTATCATCTTGATCGGTATTATCGCCCGATTACCCCATTCACTTTTTGAGGAGTTTACTTCGCGTGTGACGGAAAAATCGGGAGGTTTGGTCATGTTCCTGTTTGAGATACTGTTTTTATTGCTTGTGATGGCAGGCGCCATTCTGTTGGTGCAAGGTACACGCAAAGTGGTCGTGCAGTATGCAAAGCGGATTATAGGCAATAAGCAGTACGGTGGCGCACGGCAATATATCCCTCTGAAAGTAAATGCCGCGAATGTGATGCCGATCATCTTTGCTCAGGCGATTATGTTTATTCCGATCTCGCTTGCCGGATTCTCTAATTCCGGAGAGAATAGCTCTTTTATGCGAGCTTTTATGGATAATACAGGCTTTTGGTACAACTTCGTCTTTGCACTGTTGATTATCGCATTCACGTATTTCTATACCGCGATTACGATTAATCCAACGCAGATGGCGGACGATTTGAAACGCAACAATGGTTTTATCCCAGGTATAAAGCCGGGACGAGCTACGAGGGAATATCTTGACGAAATCATGAGCCGGATCACATTCCCCGGGGCTATTTTTTTGGCCATTGTCGCTATCATGCCTGCATTTGCACGGATATTAGGAATCAGTCAGGGTTTCGCTCAATTCTTCGGTGGAACTTCATTGCTGATTTTGGTCGGAGTCGTGCTCGATACGTTACAGCAAATAGAGAGTCATCTGTTGATGCGTCATTATGACGGCTTGTTAAAATCTGGCCGTATTAAAGGAAGGACAGGAGCTATAGCTGCCTACTGA
- a CDS encoding type II toxin-antitoxin system HicB family antitoxin, with product MNKKLTVIVEWTGDNFGASAPEVAGCVATGKTLNEVKEAYASALDFHLEGVDEGELPGWITAREFTLGFELTAGALLKYYGDVVTLSAMSRATGINARQLSHYINGNRTPRARQRERIVAGLHTIAKQLADAR from the coding sequence ATGAATAAGAAACTGACCGTAATTGTGGAATGGACGGGCGACAACTTCGGCGCATCGGCTCCGGAGGTGGCGGGCTGTGTGGCTACCGGCAAGACATTGAACGAGGTCAAAGAGGCTTATGCCTCGGCCTTGGACTTTCATCTCGAAGGGGTGGACGAGGGTGAACTGCCCGGATGGATTACCGCCCGGGAGTTTACGCTCGGTTTCGAGCTCACCGCTGGCGCCCTGCTCAAGTACTACGGCGACGTGGTCACACTGAGCGCTATGAGTCGCGCCACAGGGATCAACGCCCGACAACTTTCGCACTACATCAATGGCAATCGTACCCCCAGAGCCCGACAACGCGAGCGCATTGTGGCCGGTCTGCACACCATAGCCAAGCAGTTAGCCGACGCACGCTGA
- the rpmD gene encoding 50S ribosomal protein L30, whose protein sequence is MATIKIKQVRSRIKCPKVQKRTLDALGLRKLNRVVEHEDSPSIRGMIEVVKHLVLVEE, encoded by the coding sequence ATGGCAACAATTAAGATAAAACAAGTCAGAAGTAGGATCAAATGCCCCAAAGTACAGAAGAGAACTTTGGATGCCTTGGGATTGAGGAAGCTGAACCGTGTAGTTGAACATGAAGACAGTCCATCGATTCGTGGAATGATAGAGGTTGTGAAGCATTTGGTTTTAGTTGAAGAATAG
- a CDS encoding type II toxin-antitoxin system HicA family toxin — protein MDRMKTSEIISRLKADGWYLARQRGSHRQFKHPTKRGTVTINGKMSETQSQFMINSISKQAGWR, from the coding sequence ATGGATAGAATGAAAACGTCCGAAATCATCTCTCGGCTGAAGGCTGATGGATGGTATCTGGCTAGGCAACGAGGGTCGCACCGACAGTTCAAGCATCCGACGAAAAGGGGCACCGTGACGATAAACGGAAAGATGAGCGAAACGCAGAGCCAATTCATGATAAACAGCATCAGCAAACAGGCGGGATGGCGTTGA
- the rpsD gene encoding 30S ribosomal protein S4: protein MARYTGPKTKIARKFGEPIFGADKTLSKKNYPPGQHGNNRRRKTSEYGIQLREKQKAKYTYGVLERQFRNLFEKAARSRGITGEVLLQLLECRLDNIVFRLGLAKTRAAARQLVLHRHVVVDGKVVNIPSYSVKPGQIVSVREKSKSLEVIGDALSGYNHGKYLWIEWDQSVMGGKLLHLPAREDIPENIKEQSIVELYSK, encoded by the coding sequence ATGGCAAGATATACAGGACCCAAAACAAAGATCGCTCGCAAATTTGGCGAGCCTATATTCGGCGCTGACAAGACCCTGTCGAAGAAGAATTATCCTCCCGGACAGCACGGTAACAACCGCAGACGCAAGACCTCAGAATACGGCATTCAGCTGCGCGAGAAGCAGAAAGCAAAATACACCTACGGCGTGCTCGAGCGCCAGTTCCGCAACCTCTTTGAGAAGGCGGCGCGCTCACGTGGTATCACCGGTGAGGTGTTACTGCAACTGCTGGAGTGCCGTTTGGACAACATCGTGTTCCGCCTCGGACTGGCCAAGACGCGTGCCGCTGCCCGTCAGTTGGTGCTGCATCGCCACGTTGTCGTAGACGGTAAGGTGGTCAACATTCCCTCCTACAGCGTAAAACCGGGTCAGATCGTTAGCGTACGCGAGAAATCGAAGTCGCTCGAGGTGATCGGCGACGCACTCTCGGGATACAATCACGGCAAATATTTGTGGATCGAGTGGGATCAAAGCGTGATGGGCGGCAAGCTGCTTCATTTACCTGCCCGCGAGGATATCCCCGAAAACATCAAGGAACAGTCGATCGTCGAGTTGTACTCTAAATAA
- the rpsM gene encoding 30S ribosomal protein S13, whose protein sequence is MAIRIVGVDLPQDKRGEIALTYIFGIGRSASNSILAKAGVDKNIKVKDWTDDQAAKIREVIGEGYKVEGDLRSEVQLNIKRLMDIGCYRGVRHRIGLPVRGQSTKNNARTRKGKKKTVANKKKATK, encoded by the coding sequence ATGGCGATAAGAATAGTAGGTGTGGACTTACCACAAGACAAGAGAGGGGAAATCGCATTGACCTATATTTTCGGTATCGGTCGGAGTGCGTCCAACTCGATTTTAGCGAAAGCTGGCGTTGATAAGAATATCAAGGTCAAGGACTGGACCGATGATCAGGCGGCGAAGATCCGCGAGGTGATCGGTGAAGGATATAAGGTCGAAGGTGACCTGCGCTCAGAGGTGCAGTTAAATATCAAGCGTCTGATGGATATCGGTTGCTATCGCGGAGTACGTCACCGCATCGGCCTTCCGGTCAGAGGCCAGAGCACGAAAAACAATGCTCGCACGCGCAAGGGCAAGAAGAAGACGGTTGCAAACAAGAAGAAAGCCACAAAATAA
- the infA gene encoding translation initiation factor IF-1 — MAKQAAIEQDGVIVEALSNAMFRVELENGHEITAHISGKMRMHYIKILPGDKVRVEMSPYDLSKGRISFRYK; from the coding sequence ATGGCTAAGCAAGCAGCAATAGAGCAGGACGGCGTCATCGTGGAAGCATTATCGAATGCCATGTTCCGCGTCGAGCTGGAGAATGGGCATGAGATCACGGCGCATATATCGGGGAAGATGCGAATGCATTACATCAAGATTCTACCCGGTGATAAGGTGCGTGTGGAAATGTCTCCCTATGATTTATCGAAAGGTCGGATATCATTCCGATACAAGTGA
- the rplO gene encoding 50S ribosomal protein L15, whose product MNLSNLKPASGSVKTRKRIGRGPGSGLGGTSTRGHKGAKSRSGYKHKIGFEGGQMPIQRRLPKFGFKNINRISYKAINLSTLQELAESKNLTHIGLQELRNAGFISASQLVKILAKGTLTSKIEVEAHAFSKKAEDAIITLGGSVSKLGGKSEKAE is encoded by the coding sequence ATGAACTTATCGAACTTAAAACCGGCTTCTGGCTCGGTAAAGACAAGAAAACGTATAGGGCGAGGCCCAGGATCTGGCTTGGGCGGAACCTCTACAAGAGGTCATAAAGGAGCGAAATCTCGTTCTGGCTATAAGCACAAGATCGGCTTTGAGGGTGGACAGATGCCAATACAACGGCGCTTACCTAAGTTTGGTTTCAAGAATATAAATCGCATATCTTATAAGGCTATCAATCTCTCTACTCTACAAGAATTAGCTGAGTCAAAGAACTTGACTCATATTGGCTTGCAAGAATTGAGAAATGCCGGATTTATTTCTGCGTCTCAATTGGTCAAGATTTTGGCGAAGGGAACACTTACTTCCAAGATTGAAGTGGAGGCACATGCTTTTTCTAAGAAAGCAGAAGATGCGATCATCACACTTGGAGGATCTGTTTCCAAATTGGGCGGAAAGTCCGAAAAAGCGGAATAG
- a CDS encoding carboxylesterase family protein has product MNVKFLSPLLLLLATATVGRVAAQCDSLGYRAAVYVSANGDSLPYRLLTPDTVVPGQHYPLVLFLHGAGERGRDNCAQLRHGAARFVDSTARRQFPAYVLFPQCPSDEFWPAILRQDHFGRGANPFPLSQPMSRPLRLADELLEHTITQFPIDTMRIYVVGLSMGGMGTLDLVSRRPQRFAAAVAICGGVNVHRLELLRGTRTRFRLIHGDADPVVPVRFSREAAAALRRAGASVEYIELPGVGHGSWYNAFRRPDFLEWLFEAKN; this is encoded by the coding sequence ATGAACGTCAAGTTTTTATCCCCCCTCCTACTCCTTCTGGCCACGGCTACTGTCGGACGTGTCGCAGCGCAATGCGACAGCCTTGGCTATCGGGCCGCGGTGTACGTCTCGGCCAACGGCGATTCGCTGCCTTACCGACTGTTGACGCCGGACACGGTCGTGCCCGGACAGCATTATCCGCTCGTGCTCTTCCTGCACGGTGCGGGTGAGCGCGGCCGCGACAACTGCGCACAGCTGCGACACGGCGCGGCACGCTTTGTCGACTCCACCGCCAGACGACAGTTCCCTGCCTACGTACTCTTTCCGCAGTGCCCATCGGACGAGTTCTGGCCGGCCATCCTGCGGCAAGACCATTTCGGGCGTGGAGCGAATCCCTTCCCTCTGTCTCAGCCTATGTCGCGTCCGCTGCGGCTGGCCGATGAGCTGCTGGAGCACACGATCACACAATTCCCCATCGACACGATGCGCATCTATGTAGTTGGACTCTCGATGGGCGGCATGGGCACGCTCGACTTAGTCAGTCGTCGGCCGCAGCGGTTCGCTGCCGCGGTGGCCATCTGTGGCGGCGTAAACGTGCACCGGTTAGAGCTGCTGCGTGGCACACGGACACGTTTCCGTCTCATTCACGGCGACGCCGATCCGGTCGTACCCGTACGTTTCTCGCGTGAGGCTGCGGCGGCATTGCGGCGCGCAGGTGCTTCGGTCGAGTATATCGAACTACCTGGCGTCGGCCATGGCAGTTGGTACAACGCCTTCCGCCGCCCAGACTTCCTCGAGTGGCTGTTTGAAGCCAAAAACTAA
- a CDS encoding type II toxin-antitoxin system RelE/ParE family toxin — protein sequence MNCKVIILQPFERASKRLLKRYKSLRHDLIRLIAELKANPMLGADLGNGFRKVRLAIKSKSSGKRGGARVITLTILFSTDEAEVGLLYIYDKSDRASISIKELNALKRESGL from the coding sequence GTGAATTGTAAGGTTATCATCCTTCAGCCTTTCGAACGAGCATCAAAACGACTTCTCAAACGCTACAAATCATTGAGACATGACCTCATTCGACTGATCGCTGAATTGAAAGCCAACCCAATGCTGGGTGCTGATCTTGGCAATGGATTTCGGAAGGTGCGACTTGCTATTAAGTCGAAATCCTCGGGTAAGCGTGGTGGCGCACGTGTCATCACACTTACCATCCTATTCTCTACCGACGAGGCTGAGGTCGGTTTGCTCTATATCTATGACAAATCTGACCGCGCAAGCATTTCGATCAAAGAGCTGAACGCATTAAAGAGGGAAAGCGGGCTATAG
- a CDS encoding PI-PLC domain-containing protein, whose amino-acid sequence MATVNLQTEQNDIIRRVLNIEDANILTQIKDFITAHAPEDDDYRPMTKEEIMAELKEAFLVAKAAREGKVKGRPVEEFLSEL is encoded by the coding sequence ATGGCAACAGTTAATTTACAGACGGAGCAGAACGACATCATCCGTCGTGTGCTCAACATTGAGGATGCGAACATCCTTACGCAGATAAAGGATTTTATCACCGCACATGCGCCTGAGGACGACGATTACAGGCCGATGACCAAAGAGGAGATCATGGCTGAATTGAAAGAGGCATTCCTCGTAGCTAAAGCGGCACGGGAGGGAAAAGTCAAAGGTCGTCCGGTGGAGGAGTTTCTTAGTGAATTGTAA
- the rpsK gene encoding 30S ribosomal protein S11 produces MAKKVVAAKKRKVKVEAVGEAHIHSSFNNIIVSLTNSDGQVISWSSAGKMGFRSSKKNTPYAAQMAAQDCAKVAYDLGLRKVKVYIKGPGNGRESAIRTIHGAGIEVAEIIDVTPLPHNGCRPPKRRKV; encoded by the coding sequence ATGGCAAAGAAAGTAGTCGCAGCAAAGAAGCGGAAAGTCAAAGTGGAAGCCGTTGGGGAAGCCCATATCCACTCATCGTTCAACAATATCATCGTGTCGCTGACCAACAGTGATGGTCAGGTTATCAGCTGGTCGTCAGCCGGTAAAATGGGCTTCCGCAGCTCCAAAAAGAACACACCGTATGCCGCACAGATGGCGGCGCAAGATTGTGCAAAGGTGGCCTATGACTTGGGCCTACGTAAGGTGAAAGTGTATATCAAAGGTCCGGGTAATGGCCGTGAGTCAGCTATTCGTACGATCCACGGTGCAGGCATCGAAGTAGCGGAGATTATCGACGTGACTCCGCTGCCACATAATGGTTGCCGTCCGCCTAAAAGAAGGAAAGTATAA
- a CDS encoding DUF6261 family protein produces MPESEQKVPVGTPTAKEIAGIDLIRMNNGAHFGFIQTVCERIEKETTITANPIAKAAADGLKAALKEEDAWLAVSRKSDLTEEIMAADSERDALYMGYRSAVKGFTRSSTPEKAKAATTLWNNLTAHRINSNMQLERETFLIVNLTDDCEKKYATEVQKLGLKPYVESLKAANEKVKQLLDDRNNSRVSQTAGALRTARRASDAAYLWLARVVNSLVVLDNGTAKCDAFIDYMNVVIKRYKEQVLTSKKHTDDTPDKPKEPKKPADPKEPKDPKKPADPKDPKKPDAPKQPDEKPKPGGGDSGNPDITLPEE; encoded by the coding sequence ATGCCCGAATCAGAGCAAAAAGTGCCCGTAGGCACACCCACAGCTAAAGAAATAGCCGGAATCGATTTAATCCGTATGAATAACGGTGCGCATTTCGGCTTTATCCAAACCGTCTGCGAACGCATCGAGAAGGAGACAACCATCACGGCCAACCCTATCGCCAAGGCAGCCGCCGACGGTCTCAAAGCCGCCCTCAAGGAAGAAGACGCCTGGCTGGCCGTCTCCCGCAAGAGCGACCTGACGGAGGAGATCATGGCCGCCGACAGCGAGCGCGATGCCCTCTACATGGGCTATCGCTCGGCCGTCAAAGGCTTCACCCGATCCTCCACGCCGGAGAAGGCCAAAGCCGCCACGACGCTCTGGAACAACCTCACCGCTCACCGCATCAACTCCAACATGCAGCTCGAGCGCGAGACCTTCCTCATCGTCAACCTCACCGACGACTGCGAAAAGAAGTACGCCACCGAGGTGCAGAAGCTTGGCCTGAAGCCCTACGTCGAGTCGCTCAAGGCCGCCAACGAGAAAGTCAAGCAGCTCCTTGACGACCGCAACAACAGCCGCGTCAGCCAGACCGCCGGCGCCCTCCGCACGGCTCGCCGCGCCTCCGATGCCGCCTACCTCTGGCTCGCCCGCGTGGTCAACTCCCTCGTCGTGCTCGACAACGGCACCGCCAAGTGTGACGCCTTCATCGACTACATGAACGTCGTCATCAAGCGCTACAAAGAGCAAGTCCTCACCTCCAAAAAGCATACGGACGACACGCCCGACAAGCCTAAGGAGCCCAAGAAACCCGCCGATCCGAAGGAACCGAAAGATCCCAAGAAGCCGGCCGATCCGAAGGATCCGAAAAAGCCCGACGCTCCCAAACAACCGGACGAGAAGCCAAAGCCCGGTGGCGGCGACAGTGGCAACCCCGACATCACGCTTCCGGAGGAATGA
- the rplQ gene encoding 50S ribosomal protein L17, whose protein sequence is MRHNKKVNHLGRTKAHREAMLANMASSLIKHKRIFTTTAKAKSLRKYIEPLITKSKDTSVHSQRIVFSSLQDKYAVKELFTEISSKVMDRPGGYTRIIKTGLREGDNAAMCFIELVDYNENMLKTAKTRKQSTRTRRSRKKSAVDATVEAETTEGAAE, encoded by the coding sequence ATGAGACATAACAAGAAAGTAAATCATTTGGGGCGTACCAAGGCGCATCGCGAGGCGATGCTGGCGAACATGGCCTCGTCGCTGATCAAGCACAAGCGCATCTTCACGACCACAGCCAAGGCCAAGTCGCTGAGGAAATACATCGAGCCGCTGATCACCAAGTCGAAGGACACGTCGGTGCATTCGCAGCGTATCGTCTTTTCTTCGTTGCAGGACAAGTATGCCGTGAAGGAGCTCTTCACCGAAATCTCGTCCAAGGTCATGGATCGGCCGGGAGGATACACCCGCATCATCAAGACCGGGCTGCGCGAAGGCGATAATGCCGCCATGTGCTTCATCGAGCTGGTGGACTATAACGAGAACATGCTCAAGACCGCCAAGACGCGTAAGCAGTCGACAAGGACACGTCGCTCGCGCAAGAAGTCGGCCGTTGATGCCACCGTCGAGGCCGAGACCACCGAGGGCGCAGCCGAGTAA
- the ykgO gene encoding type B 50S ribosomal protein L36 encodes MKVRTSLKKRTPDCKIVRRQGRLYLINKKNPKFKVRQG; translated from the coding sequence ATGAAAGTAAGAACCTCTTTGAAGAAACGGACTCCGGATTGCAAGATCGTGCGTCGTCAAGGGCGTCTGTATTTGATTAATAAGAAGAACCCGAAATTTAAGGTTCGGCAGGGTTGA
- the map gene encoding type I methionyl aminopeptidase, whose amino-acid sequence MIYIKTDEEIELMREANQLVGKTLGELAKHIAPGVTTLQLDRIAETFIRDHGAEPAFLGYGGFPNSICASVNENVVHGIPSDKVILKDGDIISVDCGTKLNGFVGDSAYTFCVGNVSEPVKDLLRTTKEALYKGIEQAQVGRRVGDISHAVQEWCEKKNYSVVRELVGHGCGREMHEDPEVPNYGRRGCGPLLKSGMCICIEPMINQGSKNVVFEADGWTVRTKDRKCSAHFEHCIAIRPEGPLILSSFEYLEAVVGKEI is encoded by the coding sequence ATGATATACATCAAAACGGATGAAGAGATAGAATTGATGCGCGAGGCGAACCAGTTGGTGGGGAAGACGCTCGGTGAATTAGCTAAGCATATCGCACCGGGAGTTACAACCCTGCAACTGGATCGTATCGCCGAAACGTTCATTCGCGATCATGGGGCAGAGCCGGCCTTTTTAGGTTACGGTGGTTTTCCCAATTCGATTTGTGCCTCGGTAAACGAGAATGTGGTACACGGTATACCGTCTGATAAGGTGATCCTGAAAGATGGAGATATTATATCGGTAGACTGTGGAACAAAGCTGAATGGCTTCGTAGGTGATTCAGCTTATACGTTTTGTGTTGGAAACGTTTCGGAACCAGTCAAGGATCTGTTGCGTACAACGAAAGAAGCCCTTTATAAGGGAATCGAACAAGCACAAGTCGGCCGTCGGGTAGGTGATATAAGCCATGCTGTACAGGAATGGTGTGAGAAGAAGAACTATTCGGTGGTTCGCGAATTGGTTGGACACGGTTGCGGGCGAGAGATGCACGAGGATCCGGAGGTGCCGAATTATGGCCGTCGAGGATGTGGACCACTTTTAAAAAGTGGCATGTGCATTTGTATCGAGCCGATGATCAATCAGGGAAGTAAGAACGTCGTCTTTGAGGCTGATGGCTGGACCGTAAGGACAAAAGATCGCAAATGCTCAGCTCATTTTGAGCATTGCATTGCGATACGTCCTGAGGGCCCGCTTATTCTATCATCATTCGAGTATTTAGAAGCAGTAGTAGGTAAAGAGATATAA
- the rpsE gene encoding 30S ribosomal protein S5, with product MAVNNRVKSTSDLDLKDRLVAINRVTKVTKGGRTFSFAAIVVVGNEDGVIGWGLGKASEVTTAIAKGTESAKKNLIRIPIHKGTIPHEQTAKFGGAEVIIKPATHGTGVKAGGAMRAVLESVGVTDVLAKSKGSSNPHNLVKATIAALNELRSPVMVAQNRNVSIEKVFKG from the coding sequence ATGGCAGTAAACAATAGAGTAAAATCGACTAGTGATTTAGATTTGAAGGATCGTTTGGTCGCAATCAATCGTGTAACAAAAGTAACTAAGGGTGGTCGCACGTTTAGTTTTGCAGCGATTGTTGTGGTCGGAAATGAAGACGGCGTAATTGGCTGGGGCTTAGGAAAAGCCAGTGAAGTGACTACAGCTATAGCGAAAGGCACAGAGTCTGCCAAAAAGAATCTTATCAGAATACCCATTCATAAAGGTACGATCCCTCACGAACAAACTGCTAAATTTGGTGGAGCTGAGGTGATTATTAAGCCTGCCACTCATGGTACTGGAGTGAAGGCAGGAGGTGCAATGCGTGCTGTTTTAGAAAGTGTTGGTGTAACAGACGTGTTGGCTAAATCCAAAGGCTCATCAAATCCTCATAATTTAGTAAAGGCTACGATTGCGGCTTTGAATGAATTAAGAAGTCCTGTAATGGTTGCTCAGAATCGTAACGTCTCTATTGAGAAGGTTTTTAAGGGATAA